One region of Triticum aestivum cultivar Chinese Spring chromosome 6B, IWGSC CS RefSeq v2.1, whole genome shotgun sequence genomic DNA includes:
- the LOC123134788 gene encoding calnexin homolog, translating into MGGGVRRALVDLLSIVRASNRCRCQQQEARAEILLWGRRRPRKAPAAPPYEKPAADDDSSKGVASPDTTLAFPEDDEAAATEDEAKAGAQDKWPRWSYRPPRLPMSWDEEEDGEWEAPKIDNPNSPSVKRHLVVVNGRGR; encoded by the exons ATGGGAGGAGGAGTTCGGCGAGCTCTTGTGGACCTGCTGTCCATCGTGCGGGCCAGCAACCGCTGCCGCTGCCAGCAGCAGGAGGCGCGGGCGGAGATCCTCTTGTGGGGCCGGCGCCGGCCGAGGAAGGCCCCGGCTGCGCCGCCGTACGAGAAGCCCGCGGCCGATGACGATAGTAGCAAGGGCGTCGCCAGCCCGGACACCACGCTCGCCTTCCCCGAGGACGACGAGGCGGCTGCGACGGAGGACGAGGCCAAGGCCGGCGCACAAGACAAG TGGCCGAGGTGGAGCTATAGGCCGCCGAGGTTGCCTATGTCgtgggatgaggaggaggatggcgAATGGGAAGCACCGAAGATTGACAACCCCAACTCCCCAAGTGTGAAGAGGCACCTGGTTGTGGTGAATGGAAGAGGCCGATGA